One stretch of Acidimicrobiia bacterium DNA includes these proteins:
- a CDS encoding phosphatase PAP2 family protein has product MAGPSTRTVALGPLSKRIRFGWILEILGVGVWYELYDRARDWVMGTRIDAFRNARAVTRIEVWLGIYHERSIQQFFLDYPAVVSFFNIYYGTVHFALPLFAGIYLYVKFPRRYVRWRNTFLFILVFGPVGWLFFPLAPPKYLPERYGFVDTPAEYYNFGPQRPIFYGPDGEPNAATIAEFGNLYSGMPSHHISWALWAVLALWPVIRRRWIKALLVVDMFLTVLSIAVTGNHHLIDVFGSIGEVALAYVCAVGVDRVFDWRRARRARDAPEPDVVVPETVPSMQGSAGA; this is encoded by the coding sequence ATGGCCGGCCCGAGCACTCGCACGGTCGCGCTCGGGCCACTCAGCAAGCGCATCCGCTTCGGATGGATACTCGAGATCCTCGGCGTCGGCGTGTGGTACGAGCTCTACGACCGCGCGCGCGACTGGGTGATGGGCACTCGCATCGACGCGTTCCGCAACGCGCGGGCCGTCACCCGGATCGAGGTCTGGCTCGGCATCTACCACGAGCGCAGCATCCAGCAGTTCTTCCTCGACTACCCGGCGGTGGTGTCGTTCTTCAACATCTACTACGGCACCGTGCACTTCGCGCTGCCGCTGTTCGCAGGCATCTACCTCTATGTGAAGTTCCCGCGGCGGTACGTGCGGTGGCGGAACACGTTCCTGTTCATCCTCGTGTTCGGCCCCGTCGGATGGCTCTTCTTCCCGCTCGCGCCGCCGAAGTACCTCCCCGAGCGGTACGGCTTCGTCGACACTCCTGCGGAGTACTACAACTTTGGCCCCCAGCGGCCCATCTTCTACGGGCCCGACGGAGAACCGAACGCCGCCACCATCGCCGAGTTCGGCAACCTCTACTCGGGCATGCCGAGCCACCACATCTCGTGGGCGCTCTGGGCCGTGCTCGCGCTGTGGCCGGTCATCCGGCGACGTTGGATCAAGGCGCTGCTCGTGGTCGACATGTTCCTCACCGTCTTGTCGATCGCGGTCACCGGGAACCACCACTTGATCGACGTCTTCGGCAGCATCGGCGAGGTCGCGCTCGCGTACGTGTGCGCGGTGGGCGTCGATCGCGTCTTCGACTGGCGGCGCGCGCGGCGCGCACGTGACGCGCCGGAGCCCGACGTGGTCGTCCCCGAAACCGTACCGTCCATGCAGGGGTCGGCCGGCGCATGA
- a CDS encoding metal-dependent hydrolase — protein MSWAAHELESYVLRKHIRVRISYLAILAGCLAPDMITKTWTYGFTLGGTHYGASNPAQFHRGWPGVGFTHSLMFGVIIAGAVLMVTKNRAWSLGLLVGIWAHVLTDTFDSIGTMLLFPFSTQHFSTGMWAYAAQQGKYGDAAAYYSSLGGVWDVFWLLMVLISWRVLTKDYFRKEVIPEDPAWGWIRRKFRMPNKALLAFYRAYFFYAVCRIAAWTIWAHAIDHSPWDLSWGGPYYVKRAFIPPGGWGTSPLGLAFAGAAFALTLVFLWTFLFKRYWDRATDRLPAVTEAEPQPT, from the coding sequence GTGAGCTGGGCTGCGCACGAGCTCGAGAGCTATGTGCTCAGGAAGCACATCCGCGTGCGCATCTCGTACCTCGCGATCCTCGCGGGCTGCCTTGCGCCCGACATGATCACGAAGACGTGGACGTACGGGTTCACCCTCGGCGGCACGCACTACGGTGCGAGCAACCCCGCGCAGTTCCACCGCGGTTGGCCGGGCGTGGGGTTTACCCACTCGCTGATGTTCGGCGTGATCATCGCGGGCGCGGTGCTCATGGTCACGAAGAACCGCGCGTGGTCACTCGGTCTGCTCGTGGGCATATGGGCGCACGTGCTCACCGACACGTTCGACTCCATCGGCACGATGTTGTTGTTCCCGTTCTCCACGCAGCACTTCAGCACCGGGATGTGGGCGTACGCAGCACAGCAGGGCAAGTACGGCGACGCGGCCGCGTACTACAGCAGCCTCGGCGGCGTGTGGGACGTCTTTTGGCTCCTGATGGTGCTGATCTCGTGGCGCGTGCTCACGAAGGACTACTTCCGCAAAGAGGTCATCCCCGAAGACCCGGCGTGGGGGTGGATTCGCCGGAAGTTCCGCATGCCGAACAAGGCGCTGCTCGCGTTCTACCGCGCCTATTTCTTCTACGCCGTGTGCCGGATCGCGGCGTGGACCATCTGGGCGCACGCGATCGACCACTCGCCGTGGGACCTGAGCTGGGGTGGGCCCTACTACGTGAAGAGGGCCTTCATCCCGCCGGGAGGCTGGGGCACGTCCCCGCTGGGGCTGGCGTTCGCGGGCGCGGCGTTCGCCCTCACGCTCGTGTTCCTGTGGACCTTCCTGTTCAAGCGATACTGGGACCGCGCGACCGACAGGCTCCCCGCGGTCACCGAAGCCGAACCGCAACCGACCTAG
- a CDS encoding PaaI family thioesterase has product MRNLDRSLGDGGMPLLAQLGLSFERYGEGWAEATWTPTELACNPLGPVHGGVYAVVHDAAMNFATNSALERGDRSATLDLSYQTRRAASAGTALSVRGEVVQLTKSVAYVESVISDPENGDVVSKGMATFAVRRSERSGSAGEAR; this is encoded by the coding sequence ATGCGCAACCTCGACAGGTCGCTCGGTGACGGAGGAATGCCACTCCTCGCCCAGCTCGGGCTCTCGTTCGAACGCTACGGCGAAGGCTGGGCCGAGGCCACCTGGACACCAACGGAGCTCGCGTGTAACCCCCTCGGCCCCGTGCACGGCGGCGTGTACGCGGTGGTGCACGACGCGGCGATGAACTTCGCGACGAACAGCGCACTCGAGCGGGGCGACCGCTCCGCGACCCTCGACCTCTCGTACCAGACCCGCCGCGCCGCGTCCGCCGGGACCGCGCTCAGCGTGCGCGGCGAGGTGGTGCAGCTCACGAAATCGGTCGCGTACGTGGAGTCGGTCATCTCGGACCCTGAGAACGGAGACGTAGTTTCGAAGGGCATGGCGACGTTCGCCGTCAGGAGATCCGAGCGCAGCGGATCGGCGGGGGAGGCCCGGTAA
- a CDS encoding glycerophosphodiester phosphodiesterase has translation MSTAVIAHRTCPRDAAENSLEGIRRAAELGAHIVELDARCTRDGVPILMHDPTTLRTTGAPWLARWISSETARGLRLRKNGEPVPTLSDALAALGPGSVPGREAGLGVAIDIKDPTAGPAVVDAVRVANVESRVLLWSQHMDVVRFTARAAPDLESALLRDTRHPARHQEFLDGAVEVGARGVSAHWNALSPEFVDAAAQRGLSVYSWCKRRAALHEKLALPLAGIVTDWPSEVRLALAGR, from the coding sequence ATGTCGACAGCCGTGATCGCGCACCGAACCTGTCCTCGCGACGCGGCCGAGAACAGCCTCGAGGGCATCCGGCGCGCGGCGGAGCTCGGCGCCCACATCGTGGAGCTCGACGCGCGGTGCACGCGCGACGGCGTCCCGATCCTCATGCACGATCCCACGACCCTCCGCACCACAGGCGCCCCGTGGCTGGCGCGCTGGATCTCGTCCGAAACCGCGCGGGGGCTCCGCCTGCGCAAGAACGGCGAACCCGTGCCCACACTGTCCGACGCGCTCGCTGCACTCGGCCCCGGCTCCGTGCCTGGTCGGGAAGCCGGTCTCGGCGTCGCGATCGACATCAAGGATCCCACGGCCGGTCCGGCCGTCGTCGACGCCGTTCGTGTCGCCAACGTCGAGTCGCGCGTGCTGCTCTGGTCGCAGCACATGGACGTGGTGCGCTTCACCGCGCGCGCGGCACCCGACCTGGAGTCGGCGCTGCTCCGCGATACGCGCCATCCCGCTCGGCACCAGGAGTTCCTCGATGGCGCGGTCGAGGTGGGCGCGCGCGGCGTGTCGGCCCACTGGAACGCGCTCTCACCGGAATTCGTCGATGCCGCCGCCCAGCGGGGCCTCTCGGTCTACTCGTGGTGCAAGCGTCGCGCCGCACTCCACGAGAAGCTCGCGCTCCCGCTCGCCGGGATCGTCACCGACTGGCCCTCCGAAGTACGACTGGCGTTGGCCGGTCGCTGA
- a CDS encoding thiolase family protein, with amino-acid sequence MTGAVIVDALRTPLGRRNGMLAGRHPVDLAAHVLRALVERSDLDPALVDDVIMGCVSQVGDQALNIGRNAALAAGFPDSVPGTSVDRQCGSSQQALHFAAQGVIAGAYDVVIAAGVESMSRVPMGSSLLPGRDPFGPLVHERYPGLVPQGLSAELVAAKWALTREELDAYSLESHRRAAAATDEGRFEREIVGVPSTEDAAAVLVVDEGVRRDTSIERLASLKPAFKADGVVTAGNSSQITDGAAALLVTSEEAANRLGLVPRARFHAFALAGSDPVLMLTAPVPVTAKVLERGNLALDDVDLIEINEAFASVVLAWEREVHPDPARVNANGGAIALGHPLGCSGARLMTTLLHELERTGGRFGLQTMCEGGGMANAALIERV; translated from the coding sequence ATGACCGGAGCGGTGATCGTCGACGCTCTCCGCACGCCGCTCGGGCGGCGGAACGGGATGCTCGCCGGCCGGCACCCTGTGGACCTCGCCGCGCACGTGCTGCGCGCGCTGGTCGAACGCAGCGACCTCGATCCCGCGCTCGTCGACGACGTGATCATGGGCTGCGTCTCGCAGGTGGGCGACCAGGCATTGAACATCGGACGCAATGCTGCGCTGGCGGCCGGCTTCCCCGACTCGGTACCGGGTACGTCGGTCGACCGGCAGTGCGGCTCGTCGCAGCAAGCGCTGCACTTCGCCGCGCAGGGCGTGATCGCGGGCGCCTACGACGTGGTCATCGCAGCCGGAGTGGAGAGCATGAGCCGGGTGCCGATGGGATCGTCGTTGCTGCCCGGCCGTGATCCGTTCGGCCCGCTGGTGCACGAGCGCTATCCCGGGCTGGTCCCGCAAGGGCTCTCGGCGGAGCTGGTCGCAGCGAAGTGGGCGCTCACGCGTGAAGAGCTCGACGCCTACTCGCTCGAGTCACACCGCCGGGCAGCCGCCGCGACCGACGAGGGACGATTCGAGCGTGAGATCGTCGGCGTGCCGTCGACCGAGGATGCGGCCGCGGTGCTCGTCGTCGACGAAGGCGTCCGCCGCGACACGTCGATCGAGCGGTTGGCGTCGTTGAAGCCTGCGTTCAAGGCCGACGGCGTGGTGACCGCCGGTAACTCGTCGCAGATCACCGACGGTGCCGCCGCGTTGCTCGTGACGAGCGAGGAGGCCGCGAACCGGCTCGGGCTCGTCCCGAGGGCGCGGTTCCACGCCTTCGCACTGGCCGGCTCCGATCCCGTCCTCATGCTCACCGCGCCCGTCCCCGTCACCGCCAAAGTGCTCGAGCGCGGGAACCTCGCCCTCGACGACGTCGATCTGATCGAGATCAACGAAGCCTTCGCCAGTGTCGTGCTCGCATGGGAGCGAGAGGTGCATCCTGATCCGGCTCGGGTCAACGCGAACGGCGGCGCGATCGCGCTCGGTCACCCGCTGGGGTGCTCCGGCGCGCGGCTGATGACCACCCTGCTGCACGAGCTCGAGCGCACCGGCGGCCGGTTCGGCCTCCAGACGATGTGCGAGGGCGGAGGTATGGCCAACGCCGCGCTCATCGAACGGGTGTGA